The Hevea brasiliensis isolate MT/VB/25A 57/8 chromosome 1, ASM3005281v1, whole genome shotgun sequence DNA segment GTGCAACACTacacttattaaaatttattaaatatttttatttattactaatattaaaattatcaatATTACTTATAAATGTGAATGTGCAATATCACATAAAAAATACTCCCTCTATCCATAAATAATAGCCacatttaaaattttcataaagaTTAAGAAAATGATTGGATAActcattttcataaaaaaaaaactaataatttACAAATTACCATTTATCTAAATTGAAtaattactttaatattattttctctCTCCACTAATAATTTATAGAGATAAAGTgtaaaattgaaaagaaatactTAATTCTCCTTGATCTTCTAAATGTGACAgataattttagataaaataaaaagttaaatatgACTATTATTAGTGGATAGGAGTATAACTTTTTATATTGCCGAtacaatattaataataaataaacataTTTAATGAACAAATAGTCCCTCTATCTTCTTTTATCTGTtcttttttaaaactttttttaaaattatttgtcgttttaaaaagattaaaaagtattaatttttttttcaattttacctTAATCTCTACTAAATTACCTTTTATTTTACCTAAATAAGAGAAAAGTGATAAGATGGGTGATAAAAAATTGTAGAAATAATTATTATTCTTAATAGAGATAAaggtaaaatttaaaaaaaataatgctCCTTAATCATATcaaaatgataaataattttagacaaaataatttttaaaaagtatcagataaaaataaataaaaataatataatttaggtGATTTTATTACTTACTTAATTACCATACAAAAATATTAAAGGACAAAATAACCACCATGTAACATTAATCAAGCCTGTTTCTTGTCATCAAGTCTCAAGTAGACAAGTCTAAGGTAGGTGCCTAACTTCTCATAAGTAAGATTtattaatgtaaagcaagaggctAATTATTAATAGTATGTCATCTAGAGATTAACTTGATCCATATTTAATGTGAatcaatgatgaaaataaagtcatttcatgaataaaaattaagtcattttattaaaatgtcttttaaactatttttattagaaaatataggagtttaaactttgaatttcaaattatatcataattttattgTAGTTACAAGTTTCAATATAAATTACAACTCTCATTTTAGAAAatgacttcttttttttttttttttcctcttcctGGTAAGAGTAGTCACATGCATCGCGTATTAGTTTAatcatagaaaataaaatttcttacTCATGttacgttttttttttttaattaagtttttatatttaaaaaattatttatctaaatttaaaaatatttaaaaataaaaataaataatatattttaatttaactgTACAATACATATTACTCACGAATGATAATTTGAATTTAAACTGATTACATtgattcaattaaattaaataaattaatgtaatataataataaataattaattaatgttataattttaaataaatttaattaactcaATTAAAAACTTAACTAACTAAAATATATTATCAATGTAACATGTTAAATactcaattaatttaattaattaaaattatattaaattgagtcatttaaatgataattgtcaCAATTAACTAAAAGTGTATATGATCAATATGACATTGCACATAATTAACTGATTCaatatttattcaattaaaatatcaattaactaaaatatatgatCAAGTGTGACATGTCACTTAAGCTCGTGCTCAAAAAAATTTTTGACAAATTAAACCTGAGCTCTTTAAAGTTCAACTCAGCTCGGCTCGATTGGTTTATAGCCCTATCTAAAATCAATAGTtataaatcaaaaaaaaaaaaaaatccaaatcttATTCTTAAAgtcttaaatgaaaattttgataagAAGCTCAAAGAGTAACTTGTGCAACCACAACCTTCCCATTAAATTTTTAACGTCACACAAgcaagttttaatttttaaagaaaatgaatAACCGGAATGAAGGCTAGTTTGCTGGATTATTCCCATCGAACTAAGTCATCTGTTGTTCAGATTCAGAAACAGGATTGTTTCTTCCAGACTTTTACGTCCTTCCAGAACTTCAAGTATCTGCTTTGCACAAACATGGAAAAAAGGGTATATGACGTACTTTATTATGTATTTAGTACTCCAAATTAATCAGATTGATAGAAGAAAGATAAAGTAATAGAATATATCGAGCTTGTTGTGGAATTACCCGACTCATTGGTGGCCTACGTTGTGGATCATCATGCACACAAGCTAAAACACAAGCAACCATTTGATCCATTTGTTTAGGGTCATAGCACCCCTGTAATTCCTCATCGACAAAATTGGACATGTCCTTGCCTTCGAACAAACTTTTTGAGAGCATGGGCTTAGCCTAAATATAAATACATGAAATTAAAGGATTGTTATACTAGTTGAGCTCTAAACAGAGCTCTTCTTTCGTCaaagtgataaaaaaaaatgaataaaaaatgattTGTCAAACGGAAATAGGTTGAATTTTTCTTATAACCAATATTCTTACGTAGATTGCTATTTTAGACTTAGATTAGTTGAGAAACAACTACGTACCCATTTAACCATGTTAGTGTGCCCACTGAAATGACCAAAAGGTTGTTTCCCGGTAATCAACTCCAAAAGAATTACACCAAAGGAATAAATGTCAAGCTTATCAGTAAGCTTGTTGGTAGCTTGATATTCAGGAGCCATGTAACTGCAGTTGGAGTTGGAAAGTGCATGAGATATGAGAAAAACGGTTAAAAGAAATAGGATTTTTCTTACCTAAACTTGATTCACTCTGAACTCAAGATACAAATTATATGGTGAAactcatttattaaatatatagattCTATTTGTTTGTATTTTAAGTCCATAATGAACCAGATACAGGCAACAATTTGCTCAAGAAATATAGTTCCAAAACTCCATAACACAGCTGCAATATAATTTTTCTATTCCTAGTGGAAATATATATGTGCTAAGattcttgtctttctttttctatTCCTAATAAGATGCCAAAAGTCCATCTCATAGCTGCAATATAATTTTTCTcatgcacaaaaaaaaaaaaaaaaaaagttttctgTACCCAGAATTTATCATGATTTGGCTGATAGAGAGATGGGTTAAAGCATCCGGGAAAATCTTGGCACTTCCAAACTCTGCAAGCTAAACACAAATGTTTCACTTAGATTTATTGCATTTTGTAGTTTAGTATCACACACAAACAGAATAAAGTTACTTCTTTAGTTTAATATTCTGATTTataattgatcacacaattttagACATCTAACTACTACAATATGGTTATAAGTTGCGAAAATTTCAGTCCTTCAAAAGAAGAAAATCATCAATAAACTAAAGACGATTATAAAACAAAATTTAGCAAATTCAGACAGCATGGTACCCTTATAACAACCTAAGAGGTTCAGGTTTCGAATCCCCATATTATACACACATGCCTAAATATATGAAAAAGGATCACTTTGAAAACGTTTAATCAATAATATTACCTACCTTTGGTATAAATTTATCATTAAGAAGAATATTATCTGACTTAACATACAAATGTAAAATTTTGTGTCCACCTGCAAATAAATACATCACAAAAGGGAGGGAAATCAACAccagcattttaattttgaaatccaatcaatacctaaaaaaaaagtaaaataaaataaatgaggaaTAAATTAAGGCTTAGTAAACAAGATATAAGCTTCCATATAAGGTATACTCACTGTCTTCATGCATATATTTTAATCCTTTCGCTGAGCCTACGGCGATTTTCATTCTATTTGACCAGTTTATTGTGGAACTCCCACCTTCTGCAGTATTATTAATATCTTTTAGACCACCATAAAATTTTGATAATAACATTTTAGAAGTCTCAAATTAGAAAGGTAACCAAGaaatatataaataagtagaAGGATGTTTGTGGGATTGTCTCACCGTGTAAATGAAATTTCAAGGAATTGTTGGGAACGAACTCAAAAACAAGCAGTCTATTGTCATCATCGTCACTGCAGTATCCAATTAGATTAACAATATTTCGATGATAAACATTGCTAATGGCCATAATCTCCTTCTTGAATTCATCTTTTTGCTGTTGAGAGAGCTCGTATCTAAGTCTCTTAATTGCCACCCTTTGATCACTATTTGGAAGGACTCCCTCATAGACTGGACACAAATCATGCTGTCGAAGAAGGTGGGCTCCAGAGAAACTTCCAGCCGCCGTTGCTAGATCACCAAAATCAAATTTCTTCAGCAACGAAGGACGCTTCATCATTTCCGGTTTATATGGCTTTCCGGCTATGTAGTTAAtatctggatttgggaagaaaagGGGAAAATTATGAGATCACCAACGAATCAAACAAAAAGAAAACCATGGAGCTGCACTTAGTGAGTTTTAACTCTATTTCACTGTATAAAATTATGAGATATCAAATTCGAGTTCTAATCAAGGCTACTTTGTCCTATAATTTTGATGTAATACCACTTagtcctagttttttttttttttttaatctcttaaGCTTCATTCGTATGTATATAAATAGTACTTCCActcaaaattaataagaaaaaataaataaaaagattgcaatatatttgaattttagaaataCACAGCACTGATAAAAAAACAAAATGCCCTCCAAGAAAAGCCCTTCTCcaagaattaaaaaataaaatgttttcattgcaaaaaacaaaaataataataataacagatttttaagaattaaacttCATAAATATCATTTTTTGTGGGGAAATGTTACCTTCCGCAACCCATAATTCATTACAAGGTATTTTTCCTTCAAGAGCTTCAACTATCTGCATTGCATAGCAGTTGGAATTATAAGGTATACATTTGCTGTGTAATTtctcaaattctcaaattttaaatgCTTTGAATTAAAGACAATTTGCAGCAAGTAAAATTTGACATAAATTTATACCTGTTTCATTCTTGGTCGAAGTTTAGAAGGTCTATATAAGCTGGCAGCAGCACAATAaatcattaatttcatttcactTTTTATGTAGTCTCTTCTCAATAGGGAATCAACAAGACAACTGTATTCGATTTCAACTGAATCTCCTTTGATCATCAAAGGCTTTGCCTGAATAATACAAGTATGTATTATACAACTTTCATATGATTGATttggttttttaattgtttaaaagccAATACTAGAATATATTTGGTCAAGTAAAATATTATATGTCTTTATACCATTATAGAGAAATATCTCACCCAATTGACAATATCAACTTGATGTTCGTCGAAAATTTTTCTCCCAGTAATAAGTTCTAGAAGCACAACACCGAAGGAATAAACATCTGACTTTTCAGAAATTTTTTGAAGAATATTTTCACCCTTTTGAGGATAATAATTTTCTGGATCTGCATAACTGCAATTTGTAcataaaataaaagttaaaaaaattttccaaaatCATTGTTATACAAAAATtagaattttctttttgtttttaatttcacttttttttttttttaactattctGCAGAAGTAAACTAAGTAATAGCAATATTGTGATTATTCTTAGCAaggaaaaaattaattaactataaCTCGGTTTAAAACTATTCCTAAAGCCATATCTCAACTAAAGCTCAATCAACTAAAACAAAAATCATCAAATTTCTTACACATTGGTTCCCTTCCAACAAGAGCTGATGTGAGTGACACTATTCGTTTCTGGAAAAAACTTGGCAAGTCCAAAATCCGCAATCTGAACAAAATAGTAGTGTGAgctaatttattttggatttatatgGGATTCTATATACTTAACCTTTGTATTATCTCACACAAAAGTAATGgacattatgtaaattaatagatTCAGTATGGTGAAGACAACCAAACATGCaaagaatatttaaaaaaaaaagaaaaaagaaaatttcagtaTTTAACTCAGGTTTCAATATGATAACATATTGTCTTGAAAATTTTCTTGAAATAACACACACGAAAGGAACACAGGACCTTCTCTGTTTCTTGTTAATAAGAAAACGATGGAGGCATACTATGACAATCTTCATAAATATAAAACTTAGGAAAAATGTTTGgtgtatatatttatttatttatttattttatgcaaAATAAAGGGAGATAGGATTCTCAATATTCATATGGACGAAAAGCTTTTATATAGTCAAATTACTCTACCTTTGGTTTATAATTATTATCAAGAAGTATATTTTCTGCTTTGATATCTCGGTGGATGATTTTAGAATTACCTACAAATAAGGAAGAgagtgaaaaaaaaatttaataagaaaataaaattaaagcacaaaagtgaaaaagaaaatgaaaagaattaAGCATCAATAATTAAAAGCCTAATACTCACATTCTTCATGCAGATAAGCCAACCCTTTTGCAGAACCTATGGCAATTTTCATTCTTTCTGACCACTTCAAATTTGATCTTCGCTCTTCATCTACATTGCCATATAGCATTTATAAGATCACAATATCATATTTAACAATCCAAATTCTTGACTGCAGTAATCTATCGAATTCTTGAATTTAAGTGTTTTGAGTGCAGATGAAAGTTAAGGACTCACCATTTAGATGAGATCTCAAGGATTTGTTGGGAACAAACTCTAAAACAAGCAATCTGTCGAATTTTTCACTGCAGTAGCCAACCAGCTTAACAAGATTTCTGTGACGCACAATGCCAACGGCATTAACCTCCTTCTCAAATTCTTCTTTCTGCTGTCCATCAAGCTCAAAATTAAGTTTCTTAATAGCTACGTCTATATCTCTTGAAAGGGATCCCCTATAGACAGTACCAAAACCACCACCACCAAGGAGTCTGGCGTTGGTGAAATGACCAGTTGCATTTGCTAGTTCTGGAAATGTAAATGTCCTCAGTTCATATGCTTCATAATCCTTAGATGATTGCGTTTCTGTGAACACAGAatattttgtaaataataaaacttttaaatttcttaaatgaaTTAACATCACAACAAAGACAAATCATATATGATTATCATATGAATAGTTACCTTCAACAACCCATAATTTCTTATGAGTCATTTTTCCTTCGAGAGTTCTAACCATCTGCATTGCATAGCAGTTATAAAACAGGTAATGAATTTatcatatgttttctcaaattctcaaattttgattactttaaaagaCAATTAATACATGATTTAATAAAGTCTGATGTGTGAATTCATACCTGTTCCATTGTTGGCCGATACCTTGAGAATTTACTATATACGCTAGCAGCAGCACAATAAATTACTCGTTCCATTTCACTTTTATTGTAGTCTCCTTCCAATGTAGAATCAACAAGACTATTATAATTAACATTAACTGAATCCCCGTTGATCATTAGAGGCCTTGCCTGAATATTATCAGGTTTGTTATTGTTGTGACAGACACAAATTTAAGATACACatgatataataaaataaaaaacaatttttttttttcagattgaGTAATAATTTGAACCATTATTTCTTTACTAGAATTTAGGCTTCAGTTGTTTTTGTTTGTTTGGGCTTCATAGCCAACCTTCTGTACTTCtcctaaatttaatgaaatttacaTTTCAgttcaaatatataaaaaaaaaaagtttaaaagtGGGTGTCTAATTCTCGATTGAAACATTATGGGTCGAAATACAAAATCTCTTATCAGAgctcaatatttttattaatatccaTTGTTTAAGACAATACGTTAGCTCAAGACATCACATGCATCTTTCATGAtttatcatttatttatttatttattatcaaaagaaaatatagaaatttAGTGTCTTACCCAATTCACAATACTAATATGGCCTTCATAAATTTTTCTTCCACTAATAAGCTCTAGTAACAAAACACCAAAGGAATAAACATCTGAACTTTCATCAAAATGAGAATTTTCTGAATCTTTATAACTGCAAGTTCAAAAATATAGGGAAGAATCAGcacattatgattttttttttcttaaaaaaataaagaaaatcttTCTAGCCATAAATTAGCCTTCTCTTATATATATTTTGTAGAAGCATATAACAAAATAATAACCATGTAATTATAATCAGcaagtaaaaaaaaatataaaatatcttaCATGCTAGCTTCTTTTTTATCAACGGGGATTTGTCTGATATCAATTTCTGAAAAGAATTTAGCGAGCCCAAAATCTGCAACCTGAAACAAAAATGATCCATGTTAAGTAAATTAGTAGATTAATATATTGTGACTCATAAAACAATAATTAAGTAGTACTACATGGTGATAAATCTAACTAAGTTCTTCCTATTTTAAAGGATGCTGTTGAAGGTACCCTAAGTATTTATTGTGCttgttttattattaaattatgagCTTCCCTAAAAAAACATTTAATATTTTCCTATCTTTGTACTAATTCTGGATGTTGCTATTTATTAtctttttaaatgatattttaaCTATATTTGGCAATTAAACAtcgataaattaaaattttgcatccacaaataaactttaaatcacaaaatctcaaattacaattttgaaatctaaaattaaaaatcctaaactttaatattttgaaatttataCTAAAAAATAAATGGTTATTTTAAAGAAACAAATTAAAAAAGTGAATCAAGAAAGAATGCATCAAGAAAGAATGCAGAGAAATATGTGTaagaatatattatatatattttgaatGCCTAAACATATAGTAAGATTATCAATCCTTATAtgcatttatatttattattaaatcatCCTTTctcaatatataataaaaaatatcataCCTTTGGTTTAAAGTCATTATCTAGAAGAATGTTATCTGACTTGATGTCTTGATGGATGATTTTAGGATTACCTAAATTTAC contains these protein-coding regions:
- the LOC110667142 gene encoding uncharacterized protein LOC110667142 isoform X1; the protein is MNIDDDMMPSTESYSPTSTETYSVSPPQQMDLTDSSSAEDFQVYEPRIFTFEELAIATRHFSNKELLGIGDFGDVYKGYLPSGEVIAIKKLKYKQGGQQEEEFKNQIKDFGFVSHPNLVKLVGYCGEEADRLLVSEFVPNKSLRFHLSDAKQRSNLKWSKRMQIAIDSAKGLAYLHEKCNPKIIHQDIKSDNILLDNDFKPKVADFGLAKFFSEIDIRQIPVDKKEASIYKDSENSHFDESSDVYSFGVLLLELISGRKIYEGHISIVNWARPLMINGDSVNVNYNSLVDSTLEGDYNKSEMERVIYCAAASVYSKFSRYRPTMEQMVRTLEGKMTHKKLWVVEETQSSKDYEAYELRTFTFPELANATGHFTNARLLGGGGFGTVYRGSLSRDIDVAIKKLNFELDGQQKEEFEKEVNAVGIVRHRNLVKLVGYCSEKFDRLLVLEFVPNKSLRSHLNDEERRSNLKWSERMKIAIGSAKGLAYLHEECNSKIIHRDIKAENILLDNNYKPKIADFGLAKFFPETNSVTHISSCWKGTNVYADPENYYPQKGENILQKISEKSDVYSFGVVLLELITGRKIFDEHQVDIVNWAKPLMIKGDSVEIEYSCLVDSLLRRDYIKSEMKLMIYCAAASLYRPSKLRPRMKQIVEALEGKIPCNELWVAEDINYIAGKPYKPEMMKRPSLLKKFDFGDLATAAGSFSGAHLLRQHDLCPVYEGVLPNSDQRVAIKRLRYELSQQQKDEFKKEIMAISNVYHRNIVNLIGYCSDDDDNRLLVFEFVPNNSLKFHLHEGGSSTINWSNRMKIAVGSAKGLKYMHEDSGHKILHLYVKSDNILLNDKFIPKLAEFGSAKIFPDALTHLSISQIMINSGYMAPEYQATNKLTDKLDIYSFGVILLELITGKQPFGHFSGHTNMVKWAKPMLSKSLFEGKDMSNFVDEELQGCYDPKQMDQMVACVLACVHDDPQRRPPMSRILEVLEGRKSLEETILFLNLNNR
- the LOC110667142 gene encoding uncharacterized protein LOC110667142 isoform X3; translation: MKNVADFGLAKFFSEIDIRQIPVDKKEASIYKDSENSHFDESSDVYSFGVLLLELISGRKIYEGHISIVNWARPLMINGDSVNVNYNSLVDSTLEGDYNKSEMERVIYCAAASVYSKFSRYRPTMEQMVRTLEGKMTHKKLWVVEETQSSKDYEAYELRTFTFPELANATGHFTNARLLGGGGFGTVYRGSLSRDIDVAIKKLNFELDGQQKEEFEKEVNAVGIVRHRNLVKLVGYCSEKFDRLLVLEFVPNKSLRSHLNDEERRSNLKWSERMKIAIGSAKGLAYLHEECNSKIIHRDIKAENILLDNNYKPKIADFGLAKFFPETNSVTHISSCWKGTNVYADPENYYPQKGENILQKISEKSDVYSFGVVLLELITGRKIFDEHQVDIVNWAKPLMIKGDSVEIEYSCLVDSLLRRDYIKSEMKLMIYCAAASLYRPSKLRPRMKQIVEALEGKIPCNELWVAEDINYIAGKPYKPEMMKRPSLLKKFDFGDLATAAGSFSGAHLLRQHDLCPVYEGVLPNSDQRVAIKRLRYELSQQQKDEFKKEIMAISNVYHRNIVNLIGYCSDDDDNRLLVFEFVPNNSLKFHLHEGGSSTINWSNRMKIAVGSAKGLKYMHEDSGHKILHLYVKSDNILLNDKFIPKLAEFGSAKIFPDALTHLSISQIMINSGYMAPEYQATNKLTDKLDIYSFGVILLELITGKQPFGHFSGHTNMVKWAKPMLSKSLFEGKDMSNFVDEELQGCYDPKQMDQMVACVLACVHDDPQRRPPMSRILEVLEGRKSLEETILFLNLNNR
- the LOC110667142 gene encoding uncharacterized protein LOC110667142 isoform X2, with the translated sequence MNIDDDMMPSTESYSPTSTETYSVSPPQQMDLTDSSSAEDFQVYEPRIFTFEELAIATRHFSNKELLGIGDFGDVYKGYLPSGEVIAIKKLKYKQGGQQEEEFKNQIKDFGFVSHPNLVKLVGYCGEEADRLLVSEFVPNKSLRFHLSDAKQRSNLKWSKRMQIAIDSAKGLAYLHEKCNPKIIHQDIKSDNILLDNDFKPKVADFGLAKFFSEIDIRQIPVDKKEASIYKDSENSHFDESSDVYSFGVLLLELISGRKIYEGHISIVNWARPLMINGDSVNVNYNSLVDSTLEGDYNKSEMERVIYCAAASVYSKFSRYRPTMEQMVRTLEGKMTHKKLWVVEETQSSKDYEAYELRTFTFPELANATGHFTNARLLGGGGFGTVYRGSLSRDIDVAIKKLNFELDGQQKEEFEKEVNAVGIVRHRNLVKLVGYCSEKFDRLLVLEFVPNKSLRSHLNDEERRSNLKWSERMKIAIGSAKGLAYLHEECNSKIIHRDIKAENILLDNNYKPKIADFGLAKFFPETNSVTHISSCWKGTNVYADPENYYPQKGENILQKISEKSDVYSFGVVLLELITGRKIFDEHQVDIVNWAKPLMIKGDSVEIEYSCLVDSLLRRDYIKSEMKLMIYCAAASLYRPSKLRPRMKQIVEALEGKIPCNELWVAEDINYIAGKPYKPEMMKRPSLLKKFDFGDLATAAGSFSGAHLLRQHDLCPVYEGVLPNSDQRVAIKRLRYELSQQQKDEFKKEIMAISNVYHRNIVNLIGYCSDDDDNRLLVFEFVPNNSLKFHLHEGGSSTINWSNRMKIAVGSAKGLKYMHEDSIDWISKLKCWC